Genomic DNA from Hordeum vulgare subsp. vulgare chromosome 2H, MorexV3_pseudomolecules_assembly, whole genome shotgun sequence:
CTTTGGTATAGCCCAATTGACTGGCTCCATACGGCCATGCAAACAATGCCCGGGAGATGCATTGCGCCACGACCTCTCTGTCTAGCATAAGCACAGGAGTAGgcgattctttttttctctttccatGTTGTGTACGcagcccagcccagcccagcACCGCAGCGCTTCTACAGCTTTGCGATAGCGTGAGCAGGAACCAATGCCGACTTGCTGTTGTCCGCCGGTTCAGTGGCAGTCGGACCGGCGGTGACCGTGAGCCCCTTGGCCACCTCCACCTTTAGCCGCTCCAACGCCAGCACCGGTAACCTCGTCGGCACGATGACACCGACCTCGCCGGCCTCGTTCCTCCCCTCCAGATGAAACGTGGCAAGGATGATCGTCGCCGGCCCTCCGTACACCGGCCTGCCCCACCCGAAGTCCACCCCCAGCATCCCCGCCTGGGTCATGTCCGAGATGAGGTACGTCCGGGCCTTGGGGAACGCCGGCCTCCTGCGCGCCGCGTTGAAGCCGGCCACCGACTGCACGTACCCTTCCTGCTCCGCCCGCGCCTTGGCCTCCAGCAGCAGCCGCAGCGCCTCCCCGAGGGGCCTCCGGCACAGCTGCCCCGCCGGCGCGCACGCCGCCGCGAACGCGAACGAGTTGCCGTAGTAGCCCCTCGGCAAGCGGTGGCGGCTCCGGTTCCTCACCCGGCCGTTCACGAACATGTGCAGCCGGACCAGCTCGTCCGGCTCGTACCGCAGCGCGGCGGCGCGGCACCGCCACATGAAGGCGCCGATCAGGTCGAACCGCGACGCGGCGGAGCGCAGCGCCGGCGGGGCCTGGGACCGGAGCGCCTCGATCTCGCGATGCCCGAAGAAGAAGGTGTGCTGCGAGAAGGCGTCGGAGGAGGAGACCACGTCCTTCCCGGGGTCGGGGAGCGGCGCGTACTCCGCGTGGTCGTGCGTGATGGCCGGCGGCCAGCTCGCCGTGAGGAGCTCGCGCTGCCACACCGGCCGCACGGTCGGCGCGTCCGGCACGCCGCGGGCGAACTCCGTCAGCGCCGTCAGGAACTGCACGATCCCCTGGCCGTCGGCGATGCAGTGGCATATCTGGAACCCGAAGACGAAACCTCCGCACCTCAGCCGCGTCACCTGAACAAAGAGCAAAGGACGGTCGACGACAACGGCGGTGGCGCACTCCGGCTCGGGCAGCAGTTCATCGTAACACGGCACCGGCGGCGCCAGCGAGTCTCCGAAGTCGTCCATCCGGACATCGGCGTCCGCCTCGACGAACACGACCCCCTCGCCCGTGCACTCGACCACGAGCTTCCTCGTCGGCTGGAGCTCCCGGAAACGGCCGGCGAGAGGGTAGTAGTGCACGAGCGCCTCGGAGATCGCCGACTTGATGACCTTGGCCGGGTCAATGCCGGACTTGGAGGCGTCGCCGCGGTAGAAGAAGGCGCCGGAGCGGTAGAAGCGGAGGACCTCCTGGTCGTCGATGTCGGAGAGCACCTTGAACTCGTAGGGCGTGGGCCTCGCCGGCGCCACGAGCTCGCGCTCGCCCCGCCGGATGGACAGCGTAGTTAGTGCCCGTGCCACAGACATACTCGTATCTGCCTACGTAGAAACTTCACGTAGTGATAGTTCTTGGCAACTGTGTTTCAGCGAAATGGTTTCGCCATGCATGGTTCTACGTATATTATAGGCAGAAGCGGCGATGTGTGCGAGCTGGCAAACATTTTTCAACGATGAGTTTGAGACGGAGACTACAATTGGCACTTCTACATAGAAAATGGCTGTGTAGATACGGCGGTTTAACCGATGCTCGACGGTCGACATGCATTGGCGtacatgtttcttttttgttagtGTTTTGACAGTGAGCTGTGTATTTTCGTGGCAATTCGTATAAGGATCTTGTATCTTTTCGAAAGTCGAATTCCAGACTAATATTTCCTTGCAAACCAATTTATAATTGAATGGTTAGATGAACAATGATATCCCTTCAAGTTTCGATCCTTgtattattttatatttatttcagAATTTTCATCGATGCACATTCAATGAGAGGAGACGTTTCGTCGATGATGAAGCGTCAAGGTAATATGCCGGCTTACCTTTTTAAAGATACACATAAAAATAGAGCGTACGTTTGTGCGTTTACAGGGATGAGCATATGCGTGTTTATATGAACACTTGTGTATGTATTGTGTTTAAATTAATAATATTTCCTTAAGTGCTTACTCTGTTTGAAAATATAATTTTTGAAATATATTTACATCTGTATCTAGTATATAATGAAATCTataaaaaaaataagtatatTGAGGAATGAAGGAACTAATTTATTACATGTACTGTGTTCTGGCATGTCGGGTTCTCCGGGCCATTTGTAAAAATTATTCTGGTTTTTCAATGTAAGCATGCGTGTTCGATCACGTACTCCGTTCGTTTTTATCTTTACGTATTACTGTATTAGTTTTGTCTCAAATCAGACTTTATAAACTTTGATCAAATTTTTATTAGAAACATATACAATATCTAATAAGTACCATTAAATTCATTATGAGTAATTTTTCACATCATCTATGGAAAATTCTATCCAGAAGCGTCGCATTCTCAACATCACGTGCGGCGGGTCATGCGTACATGCATACATGATATCATCAGATTTATTCTAAATGATCAACATTAAAAAAAATCTGttaaaccgttaattcgatcgatgatccgttttcgtcgttgactttgtttcgacaaaatcttcaaaactagaatCCATCTTAATATGTTTCGACAATTTTTTTTTTTGCCCATACTTACCGTATTTGTTGCGCTTACTTGtaatattagtaagtacttattTGTTTGATAAGAAATAACTTAATCaccaatttttttaaaattacgtATAAATTtgacatctcgacataattaaaatgacaaacacaaacaactttttttaggcgactacggacaaaaatatgacaactcaacatatttaaaaccggtggccacaagaaatcttttttgatcatcgtttgtaaatatgatAACTCGGCATAGTTAAACTAACAAGCATACAAAATAGTTTTTTGACAAAGTTGTATGTAAACTTGACAAGTTGGCATATTTAAATTGAAAAACACAACCCATGACATTTTTTATATCATATATAATGAAAACTGCTACAAGACTTTGtacgaaacaacattaaaaagtgtcaatcaagttatttttctcaggcaaataagtggttaataatatgacaAGTGGTCGATATCatatcatcgattgaattaacggttttgtagataaaactttttgaatttcaaacattaATGAAAATATTGTTGACTTCATCCCATGCATGCATAGAAGAGAGAGGGGGGGAACTAGCCGTATTATGACAATACTTAGCTTACTTTTGAAGTAATGATAATACTTAACTTAGTAATATTAATGGATTATGGAGTTGCAATGCATGTGTACGGCAGCAGCCGCACGGAAGCGCCAAGGTGCGGCGCCGCTGCATAGTCCATCCCTATATAGATTTGTTATTGTAAATGTTTATACTATTTTTAgagtaaattcattttttttaccAAGATTGACCTTTGTGACAGGCATTACCcatattttgtaaaaataatcTCAATTTATACCCTCATTGATGCATGTAGcctgtttattttgtttttttctttcatttttttgcaCTTAAACGAACCAAATGGTACTGAGTGACAACCCATGCCCGGTTACGTGGCATTTAGGATGCGCATAGAAACATTGCATTTCATGAGTTTAATGCGTATTTGGAGTTTTGGAAACTAAAATGACTATTTTTTTCTTTAACCCTAAAGTCATTTGGAACTTAATTAATAGTCATATAAATATCCAGTGCACAAAAACCCTTTTGAAAAATTGCATATGGCAGGGGATTAATTTCCCTATAATATATATTTCCCTAGTTTTCTGGACAGAAGTACTTTTCACTATCAGGTAAAAGATGAAGACTATATACCAGATGCAGATTTTATTCCTCTTATGTGGAAGTACCATGATGATAGTCTGGACAGAGGTCATGACCGTGATGTCGAAGCAAGGGATGGTGATGCTAATAAAAAAAACTTGATAAGTCTCATATATGTGACCCCGCAAAAACAGAAGTCTCATATATGTGACACGaacacatatactccctccgttcttaaatataagtcttttaagatatttcactaggagcctacatacgaaacaaaatgaatgaatctatagtctaaagtatgtctatatacatccgtatgtagttcactagtgaaaCCTTTTTaacgacttatatttaggaacggaaggaaTAATACATAACGTTTTTTATGATAACTTTAGTGATACGAGGATGGTAAATTTAGTTGTCAATCATGACAATCTTTTTTCGGTGGCAAgttttagggatttttttgtATGACAACTTTATTTGTAGAAAACGACAGGGCCGAAATACTTCATGCCACACACATGTTACTTATCATTTGTGAATAAAAATTGCAAAGAATCTAAATTCGGAGGCTGTGAATCCTTCTCCAAACTCAAGTTCTAGTGCTGCGGTTCCTATACAGGCTACATCCCTGGTCGCGCCTTTATCTGAGCTGCCGCATTCGCGAGGCAAGAGAATAGCAGGCGCTAGCCCGCTTCAATGCACCTATCCCTGGTCGCACTCTTGGGCATTGCCGCTTCAATGGGACCCCGCCTCTTCAGAAACAGAATCCGTTCTGCTGCGTTGCATTGAAGCGGGCTCACCGTTCCTTTGCCTGGTATGACCGTGGCTTTTTAAGCCCTGCGTCGGCGACAAACAGATCCGAATTTGCCCTCCCGAGCACTGcaccgtcctccttctcctcgtcgagCCCTTCCTCCTCTTCGAGCCCAACGGTGATGCCGAAGTCCTGGTTCTACGTGCCGGCAGGTGGCGTCGGTAAAAGTTTTCCGTGAGACAGACCGTGGCGTCGTCGCCCTCACTCACCAGCAATGAAGGAGGACAGAAAGAATAAAGTGTGGAGAAACCTTCATCAGTAATCTCCAGGGCTCCGTGCCAGTAGCGCCACCCAACGCTAGCCACCAGCACATCCGTTTACGCAAAGCCTCTATGCTCACGGTTGAGCCCGGGCCAGTTCTTTTGGCGGCTTAAAAATAAGTTGTCTCCTCTCCAGCTTTTCTCATAAGCCTCCTCCCTTGTTCATTAGGGCTTTTGAAGTAGTTATGGGCTTACTAATTTAGAAGTCTCAACAAATTTTAAAATCGGCTTATTTTTTTAAGCCAGGGAGAGGCATCTTATTTCTTAAGCTGCCGAAAAGAACCGATCATTGATGTTGGATCTGATGCGTGATCCGCCCCGAGGTCTCGGTCGGGGGTTGGTTCCGGGGTCAAGGCCACTATAACgcctaagatgcgatcatatccttattttggctcgagtgGCTCGATAGAGATAGAAGCgtatctcgtcattttgcaagaatggatatcgctataagtacatgtactgaagagatgtgTATgtgaaattggcttacactcgccacaagctacaacatgaacatctcaatacaacaatacattcaaacatcatgtagaagagtagagtccgactacggacgaaatcaaacagtaaaagaacgacgtccatccttgctatcctaggctgcccgccgagaacccatcctatgatcgaagaagaagaagaagaagaagaagaagaaactccaaatagaacaatcatcgcgctcacgtcaaagtatcgctttacctgtacctgcaactgttgttgtagtaatctatgagccgcaAGAACTTAGCAAactcatttacaaaggtatcaagaccagcaaagtttaatgggtgagatatggttaagtggtgaggttgtagcaagcactaagcatttatttgagtggctaacttacgagtataagaataaaagggggtgatctacgcataaacgaaCGTGAAGTAATAATTATCAAGaaatgatcctgagcacctacttgCGTCAAACATAACCTCGttgtgtcctctctcggatacagaactcacgagaagagacaatcaaggttacgcacccagttggcaagttttaattgagtttacttcaagtttgctatgaccgggtgttaaacaaagtttccaagttgccacataaccgcggcacggctttccgaaagagttaaccctgcagggtgctccaactagtccatcacaaacaaccACAAGCTGCCCtagagagaaaacctcaacctcgagatagcccgaggtatcctcgatatccgagtgcacaagacattcgataagagtaaaacaaatccagcaagaccgcccggcaGGCCAAGTCCCAATAGcagtctgttgggtaacgtagcataaattcaaaattttcctacgcatattcagatcttcctatggagagaccagcaacgagagaggggtaagagcatcttcatacctttgaagatcgctaagcggaagcgttgctagaacgcggttgatggagtcgtactcacagtgattccgatctagtgccgaactacgacacctccgcgttcaacacacgtgcagcccggtgacgtctcccgcaccttgatccagcaaggaggagggagaggttggggaagaactccagcaacacgacggcgtggtgtcgatggagagacgaggtctcccggcagggcttcgccaagcaccggtagagaggaggaggaagaagagcggggctgcgccgagagagagggaaaaccgtgtgtctcaatggccaaaagtgcccgatatatatagggggaggggagagagggtgccaccactagggttcccaccctagggggtgcggcagccccccagatgggaggtgcggcggccagaagggggaggagggggtggcgcaccatctggtgggccttaggcccacctggcctagggtttgcacccattttctctcccttgcgctatgggctgtctcgggaggcgcaccagcccacctaggggctggttcccacccccacttgtcccaccttatctcccggggtcgttgccccccttgggTGGTCCCCCGaggccacctctggtggtcccggtggtcccggtacgttaccggtgatgtccgaaacacttccggtatccgaaaccatccgtcctatatatcaatctttacctccggaccattccggagctcctcgtggcgtccgggatctcatccgggactccgaacaactttcggtaaattcgtataacaattccctataaccctagcatcatcgaactttaagtgtgtagaccctacgggttcgggagacaggcagacatgaccgagacacctctctggccaataaccatcagcggggtctggatacccatggtggctcccacttgctccacgatgatctcattggatgaaccacgatgtcaaggattcaaacaatcccgtacacgattccctttgtctgtcggtatagaacttgcccgagattcgatcgtcggtatacctataccttgttcaatctcgttaccggtaagtctctttactcgttccgtagcacgtcatcatgtgactaactccttagtcacattgagctcatgatgatgttctaccgagtgggcccagagatacctctccgtcacacggaatgacaaatcccgatctcgattcgtaccaacccaacagacactttcggaggtacccgtagtgcacctttatagtcacccagttacgttgtgacgtttgatacacccaaagcactcctatggtatccggtagttgcacaatctcacggtcgaaggaaaagatacttgacattagaaaagctttagcatacgaacaatacgatctagtgctatgcttaggattgggtcttgtccatcacatcattctcccaatgatgtgatcccgttatcaatgacatctaatgcccatgatcaggaaaccatgatcatctatcgactaacgagctagccaactagaggcttgctaggga
This window encodes:
- the LOC123429536 gene encoding benzyl alcohol O-benzoyltransferase-like: MSVARALTTLSIRRGERELVAPARPTPYEFKVLSDIDDQEVLRFYRSGAFFYRGDASKSGIDPAKVIKSAISEALVHYYPLAGRFRELQPTRKLVVECTGEGVVFVEADADVRMDDFGDSLAPPVPCYDELLPEPECATAVVVDRPLLFVQVTRLRCGGFVFGFQICHCIADGQGIVQFLTALTEFARGVPDAPTVRPVWQRELLTASWPPAITHDHAEYAPLPDPGKDVVSSSDAFSQHTFFFGHREIEALRSQAPPALRSAASRFDLIGAFMWRCRAAALRYEPDELVRLHMFVNGRVRNRSRHRLPRGYYGNSFAFAAACAPAGQLCRRPLGEALRLLLEAKARAEQEGYVQSVAGFNAARRRPAFPKARTYLISDMTQAGMLGVDFGWGRPVYGGPATIILATFHLEGRNEAGEVGVIVPTRLPVLALERLKVEVAKGLTVTAGPTATEPADNSKSALVPAHAIAKL